The sequence below is a genomic window from Aureispira sp. CCB-E.
GTGATTAGAGTTTTGGTTAAGAAAAAATACATTGGTTTTAATACTTATGGAAAAACCAACGAATACTACCCTCTTATTAGTCAAGAGGAATACTTTTCTGGTTTTTTCAAAGGTTTTTTTGCACGATTTTTTAACAATTCAGCGACTCGTTTCACTTCTTTTTTTGCAAAAGACAACGAGTTGACAATAGATGAGTTAGAAGAAATGAAACAAATTATAGAGCAACAGATTGCTGATAAAAAACGCTTTGATAAATGAGTCTAATTCGAGGGTTGGTTATTTCTGTAGGCACCCTAACAGTGCTACTACTTTGGTACAAACTAACCATTCGATCAAAGACAACTTTCAAAGCACAACGCATTGCTTTGTGCTTCATTTTAGTTGCTTCTATTTTGTTGCCTTTCATACCTGTAGAATGGTTGAATCGCTCTTTTGTTCCTGTGCTTTCTACTTATTGGGAAGACATGGATTTCATAGACAATTGGATTAACGGTACACCTATTTCTGATGTGCCTATAGATCAATTATCATTCTATAATAGCATAGACTTCCAACCAATACTTCTATCCTTATATGGAATTGGTGTTGTCGTATTCGGAAGCCGATTTTTAGTACAACTAGGACAATTATTGAGGTTAGTTTTACATTATAAAACCATCCACGAAAACAAATATCGTTATGTCCTGATAGATTCTCCTAATTATGCTGCAGCATTTATGCATTATATTATTATTAGCAAGCATATTTGGGAAGCAGAAGATAAATTACCCATTGTCCAACATGAACGCCAACATGTTGATTTTTGGCATAGTATAGACCGTTTTTTGACCGAGATTTTATGCGTTTTTCAGTGGTTCAATCCTTTCATTTATTGGTTTCGAAAAGAGTTAATTGCACTGCACGAATTTCAAGTTGACCAAGCCATGATTCGCAATGGTGTAGATACCATTCAATATCAACAACTCATTGTTCAACATGCTATTTCGTCTAAGTCATTAGCATTTGGAAACCATTTTAGCCATTCATTAACTTTAAATCGTATTAAAATGATTGCTCAAAATAAATCGTTCCCTATATCCAGCATATATCGTATCTTATTTCTTATTCCTGTAACAACAATATTATTCACTCTATTTGCTTTTCAAAGCACGATTTTCACGAAAGCTCCAACTCCCAATACACTAAATATTCAACCTACTAATGGGGCTTTTATTTTACCAATAGAAAAAGGCAAATACAAAAAAACGATTGGTTATGGTCTGCGAATGCATCCTATTCAAAAAGTTAAAAAGCTGCACAAAGGAGTAGATTTTGCAGCGCCTTTGGGTACGCCCATTTTAGCGGTTCAAAATGGACAAGTCTTACGAGTCCAACATTCCCAAAAAGGCTATGGAAATAACGTTGTTCTTCAAATTAATGAAACGACTCAAGTAATGTACGCTCACATGGACTCCATTCAAGTAAAAGCAGGACAACTCTTGGTTCAAGGAAGTGAGATTGGAACGGTTGGCTCAACAGGTTCGAGTACCAACCCACACTTGCACTTTGAAATCGTTGTTGAAGGTCAAAAAGTAGATCCTAAGCCTTTCTTACCCAAGTACTAATGTTTAGTTCTTGACAAAACAGCTATTTATGGACTTAATGCGATGCCTTTTAGTTTCTGCTTCAACACTAAGTTTGCTCACAATTATTTATTACTTGGCAATTCGTCAGAAAACATCTATACGTATACGGCGAATCAGCCTATTATTTATACTAATAATAAGTGTGCTTTTACCCTTTATTAAAGTTGAATCAAATGTTGATTTTTCCTTCACCTTTGATACACTTTTTGTCACACAGATTACAGAACAATACAGTCTAACCGAAGATGATTTGGCACACGAAATAGTGCCTACTGTAAGTTTGATTGGGGCAAAAGACTCGATACTTAGTGCTACTGCTTCACCAGAAAAAATTGCGAACCCCTCTTCTTCTAACCAACCCAAAATCTACTGGTTGCTTGTATTGTATGGGCTAGGTTTGTGCATTGTAAGTGGTCGCTTTTTAATTCAATTGTTTTATTTTTTTTGTGCTGTTTTTAGTCACCATAACATAAGAAAAGATGGTCATTGTTTCGTCTTACTCCATCAACCCAATTATGCCGCTACCTTTTTGCATTATATTTTAATTAGTAGAAATATTTGGGAATCGAAAGACAAAACATTAATCGTCCAGCATGAGTGTATCCATGCTAATTTAAAACACAGTATTGACCGTTTTCTAACCGAAATTGTTTGTCTTTTTCAGTGGTTTAATCCTTTTATATATTGGTTCCGAAAAAACCTAATTGAGGTGCATGAGTATCAAGTAGATCAAGTACTTATTGATCAAGGAGTAGATGCGATACAGTATCAACAACTCATTGCCAAATATGCCTCTCTATCCAATCAGTTTGCTTTTAGCAACCATTTTAGTCATTCATTAACATTAAATCGTATCAAAATGATCGCTCAAAATAAATCATTTCAAAAACATACTGCTTTTCGTTTATTTTTACTGCTTCCTGTCATAGGTTTGTTATTTTCATTTTTCAGCTTTCAAGCTCCCCAAACAGCAACAAACCTTCCAACAGGAGATGGCGTTACAGCACCTCCTATTCCTGAACAAGTTGATTTTGCTGGAGAACTTTTGCCTATGGATAATTTTGATGCCAAAGAGCGCTTTGACCGTGAATTAATTGCCAATTGTTTTCGTCATTCATCTACACTACTATTTCTAAAAAAGGCGAATCGATACTTTCCTATTATCGAACCTATTTTAGCCCAACAAGGCGTTCCTGATGACATCAAGTACTTGGCAGTAGCCGAATCAGCATTATCCAACGCCACTTCTCCTGCTGGTGCCAAAGGATTTTGGCAATTTATGCCTCAAAGTGCCAAAGAACGAGGATTAGAAGTTAATGCGGAGGTAGATGAACGCTATCACTTAGAAAAAGCAACGGTTGCCGCTTGTCAGTATCTAAAAGAGGCTTACCAACAATTAGGCTCTTGGACATTAGCTGCTGCTGCTTACAATATGGGAAGCCTTGGACTCAGAAAGCAATTAAAAAAGCAAGGCGGAACAAGCTATTTTGATTTGGATTTAAATGCTGAAACAGCTCGTTATATTCTTAGAATTATGGCTATAAAAACCATTATGCAAGCTCCAGAGACCTATGGTTTTCAGCTTTCTCAAAAAGATCTCTATCCTCCAATGCCTCGTTTCAAGGCAATAACGGAAAAAGGCAATATCCCTGATCTGGCTGCCTATGCTCAGAAACACCATATTTCTTATCGAATGCTCAAGTTATATAATCCTTGGTTATTGGATGCAACCTTGAGCAACACAGAAAACCGTACGTATACCATCAAAATACCCATTAAGTAAATAATTAGAGGTATATAAAACTAGTAGTTAGCTAAACATTGTAAAACGAATCTCCATTGATTTTTTAATGGAGTAATGTAAAAATTAAACTGCTTTATTTTAAACTTATTCTTTGCAATACAAGTTTAAAATAAAGCAGCCTAATTACAATACTTAGCTAAATATAGGATACTAGGATCCAATTAATCTATTAAAGACAATTGAATTCGCTTGCGTCCTAAATCTACCTCCATTACAGTTACTTCTAGTTCTTGTCCAAGCTTTAATACAGTCGCTGGGTCGTCTACAAATTTGTGACTCATTTTTGATTTGTGAATCAACCCATTTTCTTTGATTCCTATGTCTACAAAAGCACCAAAAGCCGTAATATTCGTTACAATTCCAGGCAATTTCATCCCTGAATTTAGTTCTTCGATTGTACTAATGTTAGCAAAAGAAAAGACTTGGCGTGTAGAACGAGGATCACGCCCTGGTTTTTCTAACTCTCCTAGAATATCTTTTAAGGTTGGCAAACCTACTTTTTCAGAAGTATAAGTATGCAAATCAATTTGCTTGCGCAACTCTGCATTTGCAATTAAGTCTTCTACCTTGCATTTAAGGTCTTTAGCCATTTGCTTAACCAAAGGGTATGACTCTGGATGTACGGCTGTGTTGTCCAATGGATTTTTAGCATTTTTAACTCTCAAAAACCCAGCTGCTTGCTCGTATGCTTTGGCTCCCAAGCGAGGCACATCAAGTAATTCTTTTCTACTTTTAAACGAACCATTTGCCTTGCGATACGCCACAATATTACGAGCAATACTATACCCCAACCCTGACACATACGTCAATAAATGCTCACTGGCAGTGTTCAAATCAACCCCTACAGCATTCACACAACTCTCTACGACAGCATCTAGTTTGGATTGCAATTTCTTTTGGTCTACATCGTGCTGATATTGTCCTACTCCTATCGATTTAGGGTCTATCTTCACTAACTCAGCCAATGGATCCGCCAAACGACGACCAATAGATACCGAGCCACGCACTGTAATGTCTTCATCTGGAAATTCTTTGCGAGCAATATCTGATGCAGAATAAATAGAAGCTCCACTCTCGTTTACCAAAAATACATCTACTTTATTCGGAAATTTCAAGCCACGTACAAAAGCTTCTGTCTCTCTACCAGCTGTTCCATTACCAATAGCAATCGCTTCAATATTATATTTTTGAACCAAACGAGTTAGAATACGTTCTGCTTCTGCTGTTTTGTTGCGAGGTGGTGTAGGATAAATTACCGCATGCTCTTTTAAGTCTCCTGTATCTGAAAGACACACTACTTTACATCCTGTTGCAAAACCTGGATCTATGGCCAAAATACGCTTTTGTCCCAAAGGAGAAGCCAACAATAATTGACGCAAATTGGTCGCAAATATATTGATAGAGTGTTCGTCTGCTTTTTCTTTTGCTTTGTTTCTAAATTCTGTGCTAATAGATGGTTTCAACAAACGCTTATAAGCATCTGTGATGGCATCGGCTACCACATCCTCTACTTCGTCCTTGCCACCTTTTAGATAAATTCTATCCAAACTCTCTAGAGGACGGAACTCCTCTGGCTCTATGTTTACTTTCAAGAAGCCTTCCTTTTCAGCTCTCAAGATCGCCAACAACTGGTGTGGTTGTACTCTATCCAAAGATTTTTCAAACTCAAAGTAATCTTTATACTTTATGGCTTCCTCCTCTTTTGATTTTACCAATTTAGCGACACTCTTAGCGTATCGTTCAAATTGACGACGAACAGCATTCCTAGCTTTTTCATCCTCATTGATCCATTCTGCAATAATATCCTTTGCCCCTTGCAAAGCATCATCAACATCTACTACCTCTCCTTTTACAAACTTTTGTGCTTCTTTCGATACATTACCAATTCGCTGTTCCAAAAGTAATTTTGCCAATCCCTCTAATCCTTTTGCTCTAGCTTTTGCGGCACGAGTTTGGCGTTTCTTTTTGTATGGCAAATAGATGTCTTCCAACTCTGTCAAATCAAACGTACGTTCAATTCTAGATTTTAATTCAGGTGTCAGTTTTTCCTGTGCTTCAATTGTTTTTAGAATAGATTCCTGACGTTTCAAAATATCCTTTTGACGTTCCCATTCTTCAAAAATTTCCATGATGGCTACCTCATCTAAACTCCCTGTTGCTTCTTTTCGATAACGTGCAATAAATGGAATGGTTGCTCCATCCTCAAATAATTCAATGACATTTTCTACTGGCTTTGGACTTAAGTTTAATGCCTGAGCTATTCTGTTTATCATACTTTTTAATCTAATGTGTTGCTTACTTTGTTTATAATCGTTACAATTTATAGTAGTTCGTTGATTTTTTTACCAAAAAGATAAAAAAACACATTCATATTAGTTTACTTCGTGAGCGCTGCGCTTTTAGTTAGCTGCGCTGCTACTTCGTGGTACTGCGTGAGCGCTTTGCTTTTAGTTAGCTTTGTTACTCCCTACAGTCGTGAGCTCGCATAGCTCGGTTCACTGTTACTGCGTGGTTTCAACGAACTATTAATTTACTTATTTGATGAATATCTACAATCGTATAATTGTAACTCTTCTGCGTAAAAGAGCATCAAAAATAAGTATTTTGAGAATAAAAATCAAATGAAT
It includes:
- a CDS encoding BlaI/MecI/CopY family transcriptional regulator, which gives rise to MKGLTKAEEQVMHHLWALKKAFLKDIVDAYQDPKPAYTTVSTVIRVLVKKKYIGFNTYGKTNEYYPLISQEEYFSGFFKGFFARFFNNSATRFTSFFAKDNELTIDELEEMKQIIEQQIADKKRFDK
- a CDS encoding M23/M56 family metallopeptidase is translated as MSLIRGLVISVGTLTVLLLWYKLTIRSKTTFKAQRIALCFILVASILLPFIPVEWLNRSFVPVLSTYWEDMDFIDNWINGTPISDVPIDQLSFYNSIDFQPILLSLYGIGVVVFGSRFLVQLGQLLRLVLHYKTIHENKYRYVLIDSPNYAAAFMHYIIISKHIWEAEDKLPIVQHERQHVDFWHSIDRFLTEILCVFQWFNPFIYWFRKELIALHEFQVDQAMIRNGVDTIQYQQLIVQHAISSKSLAFGNHFSHSLTLNRIKMIAQNKSFPISSIYRILFLIPVTTILFTLFAFQSTIFTKAPTPNTLNIQPTNGAFILPIEKGKYKKTIGYGLRMHPIQKVKKLHKGVDFAAPLGTPILAVQNGQVLRVQHSQKGYGNNVVLQINETTQVMYAHMDSIQVKAGQLLVQGSEIGTVGSTGSSTNPHLHFEIVVEGQKVDPKPFLPKY
- a CDS encoding M56 and MltD domain-containing protein; translation: MDLMRCLLVSASTLSLLTIIYYLAIRQKTSIRIRRISLLFILIISVLLPFIKVESNVDFSFTFDTLFVTQITEQYSLTEDDLAHEIVPTVSLIGAKDSILSATASPEKIANPSSSNQPKIYWLLVLYGLGLCIVSGRFLIQLFYFFCAVFSHHNIRKDGHCFVLLHQPNYAATFLHYILISRNIWESKDKTLIVQHECIHANLKHSIDRFLTEIVCLFQWFNPFIYWFRKNLIEVHEYQVDQVLIDQGVDAIQYQQLIAKYASLSNQFAFSNHFSHSLTLNRIKMIAQNKSFQKHTAFRLFLLLPVIGLLFSFFSFQAPQTATNLPTGDGVTAPPIPEQVDFAGELLPMDNFDAKERFDRELIANCFRHSSTLLFLKKANRYFPIIEPILAQQGVPDDIKYLAVAESALSNATSPAGAKGFWQFMPQSAKERGLEVNAEVDERYHLEKATVAACQYLKEAYQQLGSWTLAAAAYNMGSLGLRKQLKKQGGTSYFDLDLNAETARYILRIMAIKTIMQAPETYGFQLSQKDLYPPMPRFKAITEKGNIPDLAAYAQKHHISYRMLKLYNPWLLDATLSNTENRTYTIKIPIK
- a CDS encoding Tex family protein — protein: MINRIAQALNLSPKPVENVIELFEDGATIPFIARYRKEATGSLDEVAIMEIFEEWERQKDILKRQESILKTIEAQEKLTPELKSRIERTFDLTELEDIYLPYKKKRQTRAAKARAKGLEGLAKLLLEQRIGNVSKEAQKFVKGEVVDVDDALQGAKDIIAEWINEDEKARNAVRRQFERYAKSVAKLVKSKEEEAIKYKDYFEFEKSLDRVQPHQLLAILRAEKEGFLKVNIEPEEFRPLESLDRIYLKGGKDEVEDVVADAITDAYKRLLKPSISTEFRNKAKEKADEHSINIFATNLRQLLLASPLGQKRILAIDPGFATGCKVVCLSDTGDLKEHAVIYPTPPRNKTAEAERILTRLVQKYNIEAIAIGNGTAGRETEAFVRGLKFPNKVDVFLVNESGASIYSASDIARKEFPDEDITVRGSVSIGRRLADPLAELVKIDPKSIGVGQYQHDVDQKKLQSKLDAVVESCVNAVGVDLNTASEHLLTYVSGLGYSIARNIVAYRKANGSFKSRKELLDVPRLGAKAYEQAAGFLRVKNAKNPLDNTAVHPESYPLVKQMAKDLKCKVEDLIANAELRKQIDLHTYTSEKVGLPTLKDILGELEKPGRDPRSTRQVFSFANISTIEELNSGMKLPGIVTNITAFGAFVDIGIKENGLIHKSKMSHKFVDDPATVLKLGQELEVTVMEVDLGRKRIQLSLID